One part of the Candidatus Sulfotelmatobacter sp. genome encodes these proteins:
- the speD gene encoding adenosylmethionine decarboxylase — MIGFGPHLMLDGYGCDKGKLQDLNLIYRILDELPTRIGMTKIMPPYVFKYSGLKPEDWGLSGFVLIAESHISIHTFPEKNFVSVDIFSCKHFDAEFASDYLKKTFGMVKVESTVLDRGTEFPKTLNGAAHLVRADRRRVSRPARAAARTA, encoded by the coding sequence ATCGGTTTCGGCCCACACCTGATGCTCGATGGCTATGGGTGTGACAAGGGCAAGCTTCAGGATCTCAACCTCATCTATCGGATCCTGGACGAACTTCCCACCCGGATCGGCATGACGAAGATCATGCCGCCATATGTGTTCAAGTACAGCGGGCTGAAACCAGAGGACTGGGGGCTCTCGGGCTTCGTCCTCATCGCCGAAAGCCACATCAGCATCCACACCTTCCCCGAGAAGAACTTCGTGAGCGTCGACATCTTCTCCTGCAAGCACTTCGACGCCGAGTTCGCTTCCGACTACCTCAAGAAGACGTTCGGGATGGTCAAGGTCGAGAGCACGGTTCTCGATCGTGGCACCGAGTTCCCAAAGACCCTGAACGGCGCCGCCCACCTGGTGCGCGCCGATCGACGCCGCGTGTCGCGTCCGGCTCGGGCCGCCGCCCGAACCGCGTAA